A portion of the Halobacillus ihumii genome contains these proteins:
- a CDS encoding glutathione ABC transporter substrate-binding protein — protein MREQSVQWFVFILLAIVTLAGCSNDASENGSDSGSDVSQELTYATTSDVVGLSPIDTNDSVSSAVIEQVYETLFVRDPKTMEIKPRLAESYETPDETTWVIKLKEGITFHDGTPFNAEAVKYTFDQFMSEERAAPRASLLEPVESVEVRDEYTVVIKTKEPYGPLLAALSHTNASIVSPKADKGGDLNQNPVGTGPFVFEEWVQGSHVTLSKNEDYWQGAPQLEKVTMKVVPEYSTAVSMMQTGEVQFIDAIPTEQLPRIESLKDVEVQKREGTPVYYLGFNMNKEPFNDINFRKAVSHAIDREAYVKQLNGLGTKNESIIGPKVFGYDKGASDAGYSYDPEKAKQIIEENGFEGQQITLLAANRESYMKMAEIVQAQLSEVGLNVEIETMEWGTFLDTTAEGNFQMTFLGWSNSTADGSELLYPNLHSDNIGSSNRMGYNNSEFDKLVDQSRVTVDQEVRKQKLMEANLMAIKDAVWIPMHHGVVTAAYNKSVKGLQIDPTGQWSLYNVHIE, from the coding sequence GTGAGGGAACAGAGTGTTCAATGGTTTGTATTTATTTTGCTAGCAATTGTTACTTTAGCAGGTTGTAGCAATGATGCTTCAGAGAATGGAAGTGACAGTGGATCAGATGTAAGCCAGGAGCTTACCTATGCCACTACTTCAGATGTTGTAGGTTTATCACCTATTGATACGAATGATTCAGTATCTTCAGCTGTCATTGAACAAGTGTACGAAACCTTGTTTGTTAGAGACCCAAAAACCATGGAAATCAAGCCGCGTTTGGCAGAATCCTATGAAACACCTGATGAAACAACCTGGGTGATTAAATTAAAGGAAGGTATCACGTTTCATGATGGAACACCATTTAACGCCGAGGCAGTAAAATACACATTTGATCAGTTTATGAGTGAAGAGAGAGCAGCACCAAGAGCTTCTTTGCTTGAACCTGTTGAATCAGTGGAGGTTCGGGATGAATATACGGTTGTGATTAAGACGAAAGAGCCTTATGGTCCATTACTGGCAGCCCTGTCCCATACGAATGCATCTATAGTAAGTCCGAAGGCCGATAAAGGCGGCGACTTGAACCAAAATCCAGTAGGAACCGGACCGTTCGTTTTTGAAGAGTGGGTGCAAGGCAGCCATGTGACACTTTCTAAAAATGAAGATTATTGGCAAGGGGCCCCTCAGCTTGAGAAGGTGACGATGAAGGTAGTTCCTGAGTACTCCACAGCAGTTTCGATGATGCAGACAGGAGAAGTTCAATTCATTGACGCGATTCCAACTGAACAACTCCCTCGTATCGAGTCACTTAAAGATGTCGAGGTACAAAAGAGAGAAGGAACACCCGTTTACTACTTAGGTTTTAATATGAATAAAGAGCCTTTTAATGACATTAATTTCAGAAAAGCTGTCTCCCACGCGATCGATCGTGAGGCTTATGTGAAACAATTAAACGGGTTGGGAACTAAGAATGAAAGTATTATTGGTCCAAAGGTGTTTGGTTATGATAAAGGTGCATCAGACGCCGGATACAGTTATGACCCTGAAAAGGCTAAACAAATAATTGAAGAAAATGGATTTGAAGGTCAGCAAATAACCTTGTTAGCTGCAAATCGTGAATCTTATATGAAGATGGCTGAAATCGTTCAGGCTCAGTTATCGGAAGTAGGATTAAACGTTGAAATTGAAACAATGGAATGGGGAACGTTCCTAGATACAACAGCAGAAGGAAACTTCCAAATGACTTTCCTTGGCTGGTCTAACAGCACCGCAGATGGAAGTGAACTTCTTTATCCAAACCTGCACTCGGATAACATTGGTTCCTCTAACCGTATGGGCTATAACAACAGTGAGTTTGATAAACTTGTAGATCAGTCACGAGTAACAGTAGACCAGGAAGTAAGAAAACAAAAGTTGATGGAGGCTAATTTAATGGCAATTAAGGATGCTGTCTGGATTCCTATGCATCATGGAGTTGTCACAGCAGCTTACAACAAATCCGTTAAAGGGTTACAGATTGATCCAACAGGACAGTGGTCCCTTTATAATGTCCACATAGAGTAG
- a CDS encoding ABC transporter ATP-binding protein produces MEQLLEVKNLVTSFRTAGQNVPAVRGVSFSVDRGETLCIVGESGCGKSITTLSVMGLLPNNGEISTGSVKFNGEELTVKKKEEMRRLRGNEISMIFQEPMTALNPVFTVGYQLMEPLKIHTKLSKAEVKHKAIDLLNQVGIPHPEKKLKQYSHELSGGMRQRVMIAIALACNPSLLIADEPTTALDVTIQAQILDLIDDLKEDLGMGVVMVTHDMGVVAEVADHVMVMYAGNVVETGSVEEIFTNPSHPYTKGLLASVPNVDDANHSLEAIPGSLPNINEKITGCRFHPRCPFATDKCKEEDPPHFSLSASHQSKCWLQEEVTQHESRNKAFS; encoded by the coding sequence ATGGAACAATTATTAGAAGTAAAGAATTTAGTTACCTCCTTTCGAACAGCTGGGCAAAACGTCCCTGCTGTTCGAGGGGTCTCTTTTTCGGTTGATCGAGGAGAGACGTTGTGCATTGTCGGGGAATCCGGCTGTGGGAAAAGTATTACCACACTATCTGTTATGGGACTGCTCCCGAACAATGGGGAGATCTCGACAGGATCAGTTAAGTTTAATGGAGAAGAGTTGACTGTTAAAAAGAAAGAGGAAATGAGAAGGCTGCGCGGGAATGAGATTTCTATGATATTCCAGGAACCCATGACAGCTTTAAACCCAGTATTCACTGTAGGCTATCAGCTCATGGAACCGCTGAAAATACACACTAAGCTATCAAAGGCAGAGGTGAAGCATAAGGCCATTGACTTATTAAACCAGGTAGGGATTCCGCATCCTGAGAAAAAGTTAAAGCAATACTCTCATGAGCTAAGCGGGGGAATGCGACAGCGAGTCATGATCGCTATTGCCCTTGCCTGCAACCCTTCACTTTTGATTGCAGATGAACCTACAACCGCACTCGATGTAACGATTCAGGCGCAGATTCTGGATTTGATTGATGATCTTAAGGAAGATCTGGGCATGGGGGTTGTGATGGTTACCCATGATATGGGCGTTGTGGCTGAAGTTGCTGATCACGTAATGGTAATGTATGCAGGAAATGTTGTAGAAACGGGAAGCGTCGAAGAAATTTTTACAAATCCTAGTCATCCTTATACGAAAGGGTTGCTTGCGTCTGTGCCAAATGTTGACGATGCCAATCATTCATTAGAAGCGATCCCTGGTTCTTTACCTAACATCAATGAAAAGATTACTGGGTGCAGATTTCATCCCAGGTGTCCATTTGCTACAGACAAGTGCAAGGAAGAAGATCCTCCTCATTTCTCCTTATCAGCGAGTCATCAATCTAAGTGCTGGCTGCAAGAGGAGGTGACCCAGCATGAGTCTCGAAACAAAGCCTTTTCTTGA
- a CDS encoding ABC transporter ATP-binding protein, with protein sequence MSLETKPFLEVNQVKKYFPIKSSLLKKTKANVQAVENVSIDVFEGETLGIVGESGCGKSTLGRTILGLEELTGGSIKLRGEEIGGLSEKKLKKYKKEMQMIFQDPYASLNPRQRIGDALEEAFIIHTELGKKDREQRVRELLVEVGLKEEHADRYPHEFSGGQRQRIGIARAISLNPSLIVCDEAVSALDVSVQAQVIQLLKKLQDSHQLTYLFISHDLGVVRHMCDRVLVMYLGATAELASADELYANPLHPYTKALLSAIPRPIPGKKKDRVRLEGDLPNPANYPTGCPFHTRCPLAHDRCREERPEWREVEPDHFVACHEV encoded by the coding sequence ATGAGTCTCGAAACAAAGCCTTTTCTTGAAGTGAATCAAGTAAAAAAATATTTTCCTATTAAAAGCAGCTTGCTTAAAAAAACAAAGGCCAACGTTCAGGCAGTCGAAAACGTATCCATCGATGTGTTCGAAGGGGAGACTCTCGGAATTGTAGGAGAGTCTGGCTGTGGTAAATCAACTTTAGGTCGTACCATACTTGGCCTGGAGGAACTTACCGGCGGATCGATAAAGCTTCGAGGAGAAGAAATTGGCGGTCTTTCGGAAAAGAAACTGAAGAAGTATAAAAAAGAAATGCAAATGATTTTCCAGGACCCGTATGCTTCTCTTAACCCCCGTCAGCGCATTGGGGATGCCCTTGAAGAAGCCTTTATTATCCACACGGAACTGGGGAAGAAGGACCGTGAACAGAGAGTTCGTGAGCTATTAGTTGAGGTTGGCCTTAAAGAAGAACACGCAGATCGCTATCCTCATGAATTCAGCGGGGGACAAAGGCAGAGAATTGGTATCGCACGAGCCATCTCCTTGAACCCTTCATTGATTGTATGTGATGAAGCGGTGTCTGCCCTTGACGTTTCCGTGCAAGCGCAAGTGATTCAACTGTTAAAAAAGCTGCAAGACAGCCACCAGCTAACTTATTTGTTTATTTCACATGATCTGGGTGTAGTCAGGCATATGTGTGATCGCGTTCTGGTGATGTATTTAGGAGCTACTGCAGAACTGGCATCAGCGGATGAACTTTATGCTAATCCGCTCCATCCCTATACAAAAGCTCTTCTTTCTGCGATTCCAAGGCCAATACCAGGGAAGAAAAAAGACAGGGTTCGTTTAGAAGGGGATCTTCCTAATCCTGCTAATTACCCGACGGGCTGCCCTTTTCATACGCGATGTCCGCTAGCTCATGACCGCTGTCGCGAGGAAAGACCAGAGTGGAGAGAGGTTGAACCAGATCATTTTGTTGCCTGCCACGAAGTGTAA
- a CDS encoding gamma-glutamyltransferase family protein, whose amino-acid sequence MDYLYQPYTANRVATVASKGMVATSQPLASQAGLEMLKQGGNAIDAAIATAATLTVVEPTSNGIGGDAFALVWTKNKLHGLNGSGHAPAALSIEELKKRGYNEIPKFGFVPVTVPGVPGAWAELSKRFGKLPFKDVLAPAIQYAEQGFPISPVLGKFWRTAAEKFKETLQGEEFQHWFDTFAPNGRAPEIGEQWSSQGHANTLRKIAETNAEDFYHGELAAKIDEFSKKHDGFIRKEDLQNYQPEWVEPVSVNYRGYDVWEIPPNGQGIVALSALNLLKGFKMEDKETVDTYHKQIEAMKLAFADGQKFVADPRHMELDYTDLLDEGYANERRKLITEQALTPEPGQPPKGGTVYLAAADDEGNMVSFIQSNYMGFGSGLVVPGTGIALQNRGHNFSLDENHANALAGNKRSYHTIIPGFITKGNNPVGPFGVMGGFMQPQGHVQVAMNTIDFHLNPQAALDAPRWQWMKDKTVWVEPNFPGHIAEALARRGHHIEVQLEKGAFGRGQIIWRDLKNGTLFGGTESRTDGTISAY is encoded by the coding sequence ATGGATTATCTTTATCAACCTTATACAGCAAATCGAGTAGCGACTGTCGCAAGTAAAGGGATGGTCGCTACCTCCCAGCCTTTAGCATCCCAGGCCGGATTGGAAATGTTGAAACAAGGCGGAAATGCCATTGATGCAGCAATTGCTACGGCAGCCACACTAACGGTTGTTGAGCCTACATCGAATGGTATTGGAGGGGATGCTTTTGCACTCGTCTGGACAAAGAATAAATTGCACGGGTTAAATGGGAGTGGTCATGCCCCAGCCGCATTATCTATAGAGGAGCTTAAAAAACGAGGCTATAACGAAATCCCTAAGTTCGGATTTGTGCCTGTAACCGTACCAGGAGTGCCGGGAGCTTGGGCGGAGCTGTCCAAGCGATTCGGTAAGCTGCCTTTTAAAGACGTGCTAGCGCCCGCTATTCAATATGCAGAACAAGGATTTCCGATTTCACCTGTATTAGGGAAGTTTTGGAGAACAGCAGCAGAGAAGTTCAAGGAAACCCTTCAAGGAGAAGAGTTTCAACACTGGTTTGATACGTTTGCCCCTAACGGTCGAGCACCGGAAATTGGTGAGCAGTGGAGTTCCCAGGGGCATGCCAATACACTGAGGAAAATTGCTGAAACGAATGCGGAAGATTTTTACCATGGAGAGCTGGCGGCTAAAATTGACGAGTTTTCCAAAAAGCATGATGGATTCATACGCAAAGAAGACTTGCAAAACTATCAGCCGGAGTGGGTAGAGCCCGTCTCTGTGAATTATCGAGGATATGACGTTTGGGAGATTCCTCCTAATGGTCAGGGAATCGTAGCTTTGTCAGCACTCAATCTTCTGAAAGGCTTTAAAATGGAAGATAAAGAGACAGTCGATACGTATCATAAACAGATTGAAGCGATGAAATTAGCTTTTGCTGATGGGCAAAAGTTTGTAGCTGATCCGCGGCATATGGAATTGGATTATACCGATCTTCTGGATGAAGGGTATGCTAATGAACGCAGAAAGCTTATTACCGAGCAGGCTCTTACTCCTGAGCCGGGGCAGCCACCTAAAGGCGGAACGGTGTATTTAGCAGCCGCAGATGATGAAGGTAACATGGTTAGTTTTATTCAAAGTAATTATATGGGATTTGGTTCAGGTTTAGTCGTGCCGGGTACTGGCATAGCCTTGCAAAACCGTGGTCATAACTTTTCATTAGATGAAAACCATGCGAATGCACTAGCTGGAAACAAACGATCCTATCACACGATCATTCCTGGTTTTATTACAAAAGGAAACAATCCTGTTGGACCTTTCGGAGTAATGGGAGGATTTATGCAGCCACAAGGCCATGTACAAGTGGCGATGAATACAATTGACTTTCACTTGAATCCGCAGGCTGCCTTGGATGCCCCCCGCTGGCAATGGATGAAAGATAAGACCGTATGGGTAGAGCCGAATTTTCCTGGACATATAGCTGAGGCCTTAGCGAGAAGAGGACATCATATTGAAGTGCAGCTTGAAAAAGGAGCTTTCGGGCGCGGTCAGATTATTTGGCGTGACCTGAAAAATGGTACGTTATTTGGAGGCACCGAATCACGAACAGATGGCACGATATCTGCTTATTAA